In Monodelphis domestica isolate mMonDom1 chromosome 3, mMonDom1.pri, whole genome shotgun sequence, the following proteins share a genomic window:
- the CIB3 gene encoding calcium and integrin-binding family member 3 isoform X1, whose translation MGNKQTVFTPEQLDAYQDCTFFTRKEILKLFYRFQDLAPQLVPFDYTGKPDVKLPYEVICGMPELKDNPFRERIAQVFSQDGDGNMTLDDFLDMFSVMSEMAPRDLKAYYAFKIYDFNNDDYICPLDLEKTVTKLTRGELTPEEVGLVCEKVINEADVDNDGKLSLDDFQNMILHAPDFLRLCASTMKNAVDTDKNSTVCPQRILQSISTFHIRI comes from the exons ATGGGCAACAAGCAGACGGTTTTCACTCCGGAACAGCTTGACGCATATCAG gactGCACCTTTTTTACAAGGAAAGAAATTCTGAA gcTATTTTATCGTTTTCAGGATCTGGCTCCTCAGCTGGTTCCTTTTGACTACACGGGCAAACCTGATGTGAAGCTGCCTTATGAAGTCATCTGTGGCATGCCTGAGCTAAAG GACAATCCATTCCGAGAGAGGATTGCTCAAGTCTTTTCCCAGGATGGGGATGGTAACATGACCTTGGATGATTTTCTGGACATGTTTTCTGTAATGAGTGAAATGGCTCCTAGAGATCTCAAAGCAtattatgcttttaaaatttaTG ATTTTAACAACGATGACTACATTTGCCCATTGGATCTGGAGAAGACAGTGACCAAGCTCACTCGGGGTGAGCTGACTCCTGAAGAAGTTGGCCTTGTGTGTGAGAAAGTGATTAATGAAGCTGATGTGGATAATGATGGCAAACTCTCTCTGGATGACTTTCAAAACATGATCCTACATGCTCCAGATTTCCTCAG GTTATGTGCCAGTACCATGAAAAACGCAGTTGATACAGACAAAAATTCAACAGTTTGCCCGCAAAGGATCTTACAGTCTATTAG CACCTTTCACATCCGAATCTGA
- the CIB3 gene encoding calcium and integrin-binding family member 3 isoform X2: MGNKQTVFTPEQLDAYQDCTFFTRKEILKLFYRFQDLAPQLVPFDYTGKPDVKLPYEVICGMPELKDNPFRERIAQVFSQDGDGNMTLDDFLDMFSVMSEMAPRDLKAYYAFKIYDFNNDDYICPLDLEKTVTKLTRGELTPEEVGLVCEKVINEADVDNDGKLSLDDFQNMILHAPDFLSTFHIRI, from the exons ATGGGCAACAAGCAGACGGTTTTCACTCCGGAACAGCTTGACGCATATCAG gactGCACCTTTTTTACAAGGAAAGAAATTCTGAA gcTATTTTATCGTTTTCAGGATCTGGCTCCTCAGCTGGTTCCTTTTGACTACACGGGCAAACCTGATGTGAAGCTGCCTTATGAAGTCATCTGTGGCATGCCTGAGCTAAAG GACAATCCATTCCGAGAGAGGATTGCTCAAGTCTTTTCCCAGGATGGGGATGGTAACATGACCTTGGATGATTTTCTGGACATGTTTTCTGTAATGAGTGAAATGGCTCCTAGAGATCTCAAAGCAtattatgcttttaaaatttaTG ATTTTAACAACGATGACTACATTTGCCCATTGGATCTGGAGAAGACAGTGACCAAGCTCACTCGGGGTGAGCTGACTCCTGAAGAAGTTGGCCTTGTGTGTGAGAAAGTGATTAATGAAGCTGATGTGGATAATGATGGCAAACTCTCTCTGGATGACTTTCAAAACATGATCCTACATGCTCCAGATTTCCTCAG CACCTTTCACATCCGAATCTGA
- the CIB3 gene encoding calcium and integrin-binding family member 3 isoform X3 — translation MPELKDNPFRERIAQVFSQDGDGNMTLDDFLDMFSVMSEMAPRDLKAYYAFKIYDFNNDDYICPLDLEKTVTKLTRGELTPEEVGLVCEKVINEADVDNDGKLSLDDFQNMILHAPDFLRLCASTMKNAVDTDKNSTVCPQRILQSISTFHIRI, via the exons ATGCCTGAGCTAAAG GACAATCCATTCCGAGAGAGGATTGCTCAAGTCTTTTCCCAGGATGGGGATGGTAACATGACCTTGGATGATTTTCTGGACATGTTTTCTGTAATGAGTGAAATGGCTCCTAGAGATCTCAAAGCAtattatgcttttaaaatttaTG ATTTTAACAACGATGACTACATTTGCCCATTGGATCTGGAGAAGACAGTGACCAAGCTCACTCGGGGTGAGCTGACTCCTGAAGAAGTTGGCCTTGTGTGTGAGAAAGTGATTAATGAAGCTGATGTGGATAATGATGGCAAACTCTCTCTGGATGACTTTCAAAACATGATCCTACATGCTCCAGATTTCCTCAG GTTATGTGCCAGTACCATGAAAAACGCAGTTGATACAGACAAAAATTCAACAGTTTGCCCGCAAAGGATCTTACAGTCTATTAG CACCTTTCACATCCGAATCTGA